The proteins below are encoded in one region of Halocatena salina:
- a CDS encoding single-stranded DNA binding protein — MSQIEDLYEELDPDVSQEAFRDAVEAKTEEMAGLVDTETAAQIVVHEVSDSQPNSIAAIDPGPTEVAFVGKVTSVGELRTFERDGTDGSDDDQDDGHVLNIEVADETGRIRVSLWDDRAIAAAEELACEQVLRIKGRPTDGYSGIEVSASRIEPAPDTEIDVSVDPETTIEGLSMDQYDVTLTARVLATEPVRTFTRDDGSDGRVSNLLIGDESGHVRVALWDEQADSVDDLSSGTSIEIIDGSVSERDGQLELHVGNGGTVEPIDEEVEFVLDAASIESLEVGQTADIAGVIRSTDSKRTFERDDGSEGQVRNVRVQDQTADIRVALWGEKADIDIAPGDEALFAGVEIEDGWKDSIEASAGWRSTVTVLDDDASSGDAANTTDTTGATSSGADDRAETGSGSLVAFTDGETAASTTEHQTSTERQEFTGTVVQTGDPVILDDGQTTISVATDVDVHLGEEITVHGRIRDGTLDADDVL, encoded by the coding sequence ATGAGCCAGATCGAGGATCTCTACGAGGAACTAGATCCCGACGTCAGTCAGGAGGCGTTTCGGGACGCTGTCGAGGCAAAGACCGAAGAGATGGCCGGTCTCGTCGACACGGAAACCGCCGCACAGATCGTCGTCCATGAGGTTTCCGACAGCCAGCCGAACTCGATCGCGGCGATCGATCCGGGTCCGACGGAGGTAGCGTTCGTCGGTAAGGTGACGTCCGTCGGCGAGCTCCGAACGTTCGAACGCGACGGCACCGATGGCAGCGACGACGATCAGGACGACGGCCACGTGTTGAACATCGAGGTTGCTGACGAAACCGGCCGGATTCGCGTTTCGTTGTGGGATGATCGCGCGATCGCGGCCGCCGAGGAACTAGCCTGTGAGCAGGTGCTTCGAATCAAAGGTCGGCCGACAGATGGCTACTCCGGGATCGAGGTGAGCGCGAGTCGCATCGAACCCGCACCCGACACCGAGATCGACGTGTCTGTCGATCCTGAGACCACCATCGAGGGTCTTTCGATGGACCAGTACGACGTGACGCTTACGGCGCGAGTGCTCGCCACGGAACCAGTGCGTACGTTCACCCGAGACGATGGAAGCGACGGTCGCGTTTCGAACCTCCTGATCGGTGATGAGTCGGGACACGTTCGCGTCGCATTGTGGGACGAACAGGCCGACAGCGTTGACGATCTCTCGTCTGGAACATCGATCGAGATCATCGATGGCTCCGTGAGCGAGCGCGATGGACAGCTCGAACTCCACGTCGGAAACGGTGGCACCGTCGAACCGATCGACGAGGAAGTCGAGTTCGTTCTCGATGCGGCGTCGATCGAGTCGCTTGAGGTCGGACAAACGGCCGACATCGCCGGCGTCATCCGGTCGACCGATTCAAAGCGAACGTTTGAGCGCGATGATGGAAGCGAGGGACAGGTCCGAAACGTCCGCGTTCAGGATCAGACGGCCGACATCCGCGTCGCGCTCTGGGGTGAGAAGGCCGATATCGATATCGCACCGGGGGATGAGGCGTTGTTTGCGGGCGTCGAGATCGAAGACGGGTGGAAGGATTCCATAGAAGCCTCGGCCGGATGGCGATCGACGGTCACGGTGTTGGACGACGACGCGTCAAGTGGGGATGCTGCGAACACGACGGACACGACAGGAGCTACTTCGTCGGGGGCGGACGACCGAGCGGAGACGGGAAGTGGTTCCCTCGTCGCGTTCACTGACGGGGAGACCGCTGCCAGTACTACTGAGCACCAGACGAGCACCGAACGGCAGGAGTTCACTGGGACTGTCGTTCAAACTGGTGACCCGGTGATTCTCGATGACGGACAGACGACCATTTCGGTCGCAACCGATGTGGATGTGCATCTTGGAGAGGAGATCACTGTTCACGGCCGGATCAGAGACGGCACGCTCGACGCTGACGATGTCCTATGA
- a CDS encoding histone, translated as MSVELPFAPVDAVIRRNAGNLRVSADAAEVLARRIQTHGAALAVDAAERATENGRKTLMTEDFGVESADRSTVDLPIAPVDRIARLDIDDRYRVSMDARVALAARLESYATAIAAAAAAFARHAGRRTIKSEDVELYFDVEQHF; from the coding sequence ATGAGCGTCGAGCTACCGTTTGCCCCGGTAGACGCTGTTATCCGTCGGAACGCTGGAAATCTCCGGGTGAGCGCCGACGCAGCCGAGGTTCTGGCCCGTCGTATTCAAACACACGGTGCAGCGTTGGCGGTTGATGCTGCCGAACGAGCGACCGAAAACGGTCGAAAGACGTTAATGACGGAGGATTTCGGCGTCGAATCGGCTGATCGAAGCACCGTCGACCTTCCGATCGCTCCCGTCGATCGTATCGCCCGCCTCGATATCGACGATCGGTACCGCGTTTCGATGGACGCCCGCGTCGCGTTGGCAGCACGCCTCGAATCGTATGCGACTGCGATCGCCGCGGCGGCGGCGGCGTTCGCCCGTCACGCCGGTCGTCGGACGATCAAATCCGAGGACGTCGAACTGTATTTCGACGTCGAACAGCACTTCTAG
- a CDS encoding histone deacetylase family protein, whose amino-acid sequence MKFGHREQCLLHDTGARHPESPDRIRAIRRVLSHEHGVEYVTPESVSPEIVTTVHDPGYVEQVREFCADGGGQWDADTVAVSETWDAALASAGIAVWATETALDGASGRETPFSIGRPPGHHAIADDAMGFCFFNNAAIATETALERIDRVAIIDWDVHHGNGTNDIFYDRDDVFYASLHEQGLYPGTGTVEETGVDAGAGRTLNLPLPPGSDDAVYLYAFEEAIIPALERFDPDLLIVSAGFDAHERDPISRMRVSTEGYGVLTARCRALSDRLDAALAFVLEGGYGLESLSDGVRMINDVCDGREPVEPDEPVSESGRTVVDTAREQLFDAADWAD is encoded by the coding sequence ATGAAGTTCGGCCACCGTGAACAATGCCTCTTACACGATACCGGAGCGCGTCATCCCGAATCACCGGATCGGATCCGCGCGATCCGTCGCGTCTTATCGCACGAGCACGGCGTTGAGTACGTCACTCCCGAGTCGGTGTCTCCGGAGATCGTGACCACGGTCCACGATCCCGGCTACGTCGAACAAGTACGGGAGTTCTGTGCCGACGGTGGTGGACAGTGGGATGCTGATACGGTCGCCGTTTCGGAGACGTGGGACGCCGCGCTTGCGAGTGCGGGTATTGCCGTGTGGGCCACCGAGACGGCACTTGATGGGGCGTCGGGGCGCGAAACACCGTTTTCGATCGGTCGTCCCCCGGGACACCACGCCATCGCCGACGATGCGATGGGATTTTGCTTTTTCAACAACGCCGCGATCGCAACCGAGACAGCATTAGAGCGCATCGACCGGGTAGCGATCATCGATTGGGACGTTCACCACGGCAACGGCACCAACGACATCTTTTATGATCGCGACGACGTGTTTTATGCCTCGTTACACGAACAGGGGTTGTATCCCGGTACTGGAACAGTCGAAGAAACCGGTGTCGATGCGGGTGCAGGCCGAACGCTCAATCTTCCGCTTCCACCGGGAAGCGACGACGCTGTCTACCTGTATGCCTTCGAAGAAGCCATTATACCGGCCTTAGAGCGGTTCGATCCGGACCTCCTTATCGTGAGTGCGGGCTTCGACGCTCACGAACGCGATCCGATCTCTCGCATGCGGGTCTCGACGGAGGGATACGGGGTGCTCACCGCCCGGTGTCGCGCGCTCTCGGACCGTCTCGATGCCGCTCTCGCGTTCGTGCTCGAAGGTGGCTACGGACTTGAATCGCTTTCGGACGGTGTCCGCATGATCAACGACGTGTGTGACGGGCGCGAGCCAGTCGAACCGGATGAACCTGTCAGCGAAAGCGGCCGAACGGTCGTCGACACGGCGCGCGAACAGCTGTTCGATGCCGCCGACTGGGCTGATTGA
- a CDS encoding glycosyltransferase: MSRSSNVDISPFSVLLPVYAGDDPDHFDTAITSIAEQTLVPDEILVVRDGPVPEPLETVIRTWKDDYEKTFRVHEIETNQGLGNALREGMQECSHEYVARMDADDVSVPDRFESQMKFLHNNPDIDVVGGYLAEFDTDPDETHAKRTVPCRHDEIEKRAKFRSPMNHATVLFRRESVMEVGNYRAVSRMEDYDLWVRMLMNGARFWNVPEVLLKMRAGDELYDRRKGYEYARREFEQQCGWYRRGFIGASEFTFNVLTRVGIRFAPNSVRKYVYTRFRNQTGN, from the coding sequence ATGAGCCGATCATCAAACGTAGATATTTCGCCCTTTTCCGTTCTCTTGCCGGTGTACGCTGGCGACGATCCCGACCATTTCGATACAGCGATTACGAGCATCGCAGAGCAGACGCTCGTTCCGGACGAGATCCTGGTCGTTCGGGACGGGCCTGTGCCCGAGCCGCTCGAAACCGTTATTCGAACGTGGAAAGACGACTACGAAAAGACGTTCAGGGTCCACGAGATCGAAACCAACCAAGGACTGGGTAATGCCTTGCGGGAAGGGATGCAGGAGTGTTCCCACGAGTACGTCGCCAGGATGGATGCCGACGACGTCAGCGTCCCGGATCGATTCGAGAGTCAAATGAAGTTTCTCCACAACAACCCAGATATCGACGTTGTTGGAGGATATCTCGCCGAATTCGACACCGATCCCGACGAAACACACGCAAAACGGACGGTACCATGTCGTCACGACGAGATAGAAAAGCGAGCCAAGTTCCGGAGTCCGATGAACCACGCTACGGTGCTGTTCCGTCGGGAATCAGTGATGGAAGTAGGGAACTATCGGGCTGTGTCTCGGATGGAAGATTACGATCTGTGGGTCCGGATGCTCATGAACGGTGCCCGGTTCTGGAACGTGCCTGAAGTCCTGTTAAAGATGCGAGCCGGAGACGAACTGTACGACCGTCGGAAAGGCTACGAGTACGCTCGACGGGAGTTCGAACAGCAATGTGGCTGGTACCGACGAGGATTCATCGGTGCATCCGAGTTCACGTTCAACGTCCTCACCCGTGTTGGGATCCGGTTCGCACCCAATTCGGTCAGAAAATACGTGTACACTCGCTTCAGAAATCAGACCGGCAATTGA
- a CDS encoding glutathione S-transferase N-terminal domain-containing protein, with amino-acid sequence MSSIELYELEGCPFCATVTQKLEELGLDYESHMVPRSHAERDEVKEVSGQTGVPVLVDHEHGVEGLPESSDIIAYLEETYGEQA; translated from the coding sequence ATGTCATCGATCGAGCTCTACGAACTGGAGGGGTGTCCGTTCTGTGCGACAGTCACACAGAAATTAGAGGAGCTTGGACTCGATTACGAATCACACATGGTACCTCGATCCCATGCAGAACGCGACGAAGTCAAGGAAGTGAGCGGGCAAACCGGTGTGCCCGTGCTCGTCGACCACGAGCACGGCGTCGAAGGACTGCCGGAGTCGAGCGATATCATCGCGTATCTCGAAGAAACCTACGGCGAACAAGCATAG
- a CDS encoding NCS2 family permease, which produces MAPIDGISSLFGLEEHDTDLRTEIVAGLTTFLTMSYIVVVNPQIMGQVIDVGTRSDAQIVQMLTVVTILSAAVATFVMGVYANRPFALAPGLGLNAFFAFTVVGTLGVPWRTALAAIVVEGVIFGVLTLIGARKYVIELFPKPVKLAVGAGIGLYLAIIGLQAMRVTAGDASTFVSLNPVFATDPVAIISVVGLFVTFALHARGIRGSIVLGVLGTTVMSYLAAALGYNAVPAKNAPQGTTLSSDAVLDPISVSTLSSDPLSAFSYTSGGYDITPLIGAFLEGLADIDSLAFALIVFTFFFVDFFDTAGTLTGVSQAAGFLDEDGNVPEIDKPLLADAIGTTVGGILGTSTVTTYIESATGVEEGGRTGLTAVVVAGLFLASLAIVPLASAIPMHASHIALVVVAVLMLRGIVDIQWDDFTHAVPAALTLLVMPFTFSIAYGIAAGIIAYPVVKAAGGEWADVRPGQMALLMVFVLYFYVRTSGLLTHLI; this is translated from the coding sequence ATGGCACCGATCGATGGGATCTCATCGCTCTTCGGACTCGAGGAGCACGACACCGACCTCCGGACCGAGATCGTCGCCGGGCTGACGACGTTTTTGACGATGTCGTACATCGTCGTGGTGAACCCGCAGATCATGGGACAGGTGATAGATGTCGGTACCCGGAGCGACGCGCAGATCGTACAGATGCTCACAGTAGTGACGATCCTGTCGGCAGCGGTTGCGACGTTCGTGATGGGGGTGTACGCCAACCGTCCGTTCGCGTTGGCACCGGGACTCGGGTTGAACGCGTTTTTCGCGTTCACAGTCGTCGGGACGCTCGGTGTCCCGTGGCGGACGGCGCTCGCAGCGATCGTCGTAGAAGGCGTGATCTTCGGAGTGTTGACCCTGATCGGCGCGCGCAAATACGTGATCGAGCTGTTTCCGAAACCGGTGAAACTCGCGGTCGGTGCAGGAATCGGACTGTACCTCGCTATCATCGGGTTACAAGCGATGCGGGTTACCGCTGGTGATGCGAGCACGTTCGTGTCGCTCAACCCGGTGTTTGCGACCGATCCAGTGGCGATCATTTCCGTCGTCGGGCTGTTCGTGACGTTCGCGTTGCACGCACGCGGGATTCGAGGCTCGATCGTTCTCGGTGTACTTGGGACGACGGTGATGAGCTACCTCGCGGCTGCACTCGGATACAACGCTGTCCCCGCGAAAAACGCGCCACAAGGAACGACGCTGAGCAGCGACGCGGTGCTCGATCCCATCTCGGTGTCGACACTGTCGTCCGATCCCCTGTCGGCGTTCAGCTACACCAGCGGTGGCTACGACATCACCCCCCTGATCGGTGCGTTTCTCGAAGGATTGGCCGACATCGATTCGCTCGCGTTCGCGCTGATCGTGTTCACGTTCTTCTTCGTGGACTTCTTCGACACGGCAGGGACGTTAACGGGCGTCTCTCAAGCCGCTGGCTTCCTCGATGAGGACGGCAACGTCCCCGAGATCGACAAGCCACTGTTGGCCGACGCGATCGGCACGACTGTAGGTGGTATCCTCGGCACGTCGACGGTAACGACGTACATCGAATCGGCGACCGGCGTCGAGGAAGGCGGACGGACTGGTCTGACTGCAGTCGTCGTCGCTGGACTGTTTCTCGCATCGCTGGCGATCGTTCCGTTGGCCTCGGCGATCCCGATGCACGCCTCTCACATCGCGCTCGTCGTCGTTGCGGTTCTCATGCTCCGAGGCATCGTGGACATCCAGTGGGACGATTTTACCCACGCCGTGCCGGCGGCACTAACGCTACTCGTAATGCCCTTTACGTTCTCGATCGCCTATGGCATCGCGGCAGGGATCATCGCCTACCCGGTCGTAAAGGCCGCTGGCGGCGAGTGGGCTGACGTCAGACCGGGGCAGATGGCGCTGCTCATGGTTTTCGTCCTCTATTTCTACGTTCGTACGAGCGGACTCCTCACACACCTTATATAA
- a CDS encoding phosphoribosyltransferase family protein, giving the protein MNRAEKATLQLRAVAVLRTLKETRTYEELAETTGFPAGDLNRYVNGHVLPGTERARQLLADIGPQALADELERHIAFDDAGYIDNSALVFDQTFLDLTAPVAAEAFDFDQPDVVLTAATDGITLGSAMARYFDARIAYAKKTKETAVEEFIEARSRLASGIELTYYLPEHALEPDQRVLVVDDLIRSGETQELLLDIASIAEASVVGVFTLIAVGDDGIEIARQRTDAPVESLLTLE; this is encoded by the coding sequence ATGAACAGGGCGGAGAAAGCGACCCTCCAGTTACGGGCGGTTGCAGTGTTGCGGACGCTCAAAGAGACGCGAACGTACGAGGAGCTAGCTGAAACGACCGGCTTTCCGGCAGGCGATCTGAACCGGTACGTCAACGGACACGTCCTGCCGGGCACAGAACGCGCCCGGCAACTGCTGGCGGACATCGGTCCCCAAGCGCTCGCCGACGAACTCGAACGACACATCGCGTTCGACGACGCGGGATACATCGATAATTCGGCGCTCGTGTTCGATCAGACGTTTCTCGACCTCACCGCGCCCGTAGCCGCAGAGGCGTTCGACTTCGACCAGCCAGACGTCGTGTTAACCGCCGCAACCGACGGAATCACGCTCGGATCGGCGATGGCGCGGTACTTCGACGCCCGCATCGCCTACGCGAAAAAAACCAAAGAAACCGCCGTCGAAGAGTTCATCGAGGCACGATCTCGACTCGCCAGCGGGATCGAACTCACGTATTATCTGCCCGAACACGCGCTCGAACCGGACCAACGGGTGCTCGTCGTCGACGATCTGATCCGGTCGGGAGAAACCCAAGAACTCCTGTTGGACATCGCGTCCATCGCGGAAGCCTCCGTCGTCGGCGTGTTCACCCTCATCGCAGTCGGCGACGATGGGATCGAGATCGCCCGCCAACGAACCGATGCACCTGTCGAATCACTACTAACGCTCGAATAG
- a CDS encoding AbrB/MazE/SpoVT family DNA-binding domain-containing protein translates to MVVSKLVQGSFPWRRDDFARFSRSRIEQWYGHPFRYPVNREQRGVTTPKSVRERSDLTPGDYVDIDVEGGFVVLRPRVSRE, encoded by the coding sequence ATGGTCGTGAGTAAATTAGTGCAAGGGTCGTTCCCGTGGCGTCGTGACGATTTTGCCCGATTCTCCCGTAGTAGAATCGAGCAGTGGTATGGACACCCGTTTCGATACCCAGTAAATCGAGAGCAAAGGGGCGTCACGACCCCGAAATCGGTTCGCGAACGATCGGATCTCACACCTGGCGATTACGTCGACATCGATGTTGAGGGTGGTTTTGTCGTACTCCGGCCTCGTGTTTCACGGGAATAG
- a CDS encoding DUF262 domain-containing protein → MTYQSMQIANIIPDINNQFFLPGIQREFVWNTDQIIQLFDSVIRGYPIGSFLFWNVRGKVAKERIKYEFIKHYITEGVYPAEFDDRDFRNPKVRDEYSEGLPNKLTLVLDGQQRLSSFYIGLKGSLTDRGYNQRKKKPDSWDRKKLYMNLLFDNATVMDNEFGLKYMLEFKEPKPSHSETEYWFFVGDILDIESRDDAYERTDEIMNELEMVGIDGIERSNIQRNLNDLWQTFHERNIINYYELGAKHNDDILDIFIRANDGGTQLSKEEMMLSVATAEWSKSNNPTDARKKVTTLVDKLNNYYPNSNFNFATNFVLRSLLVATGLRSKYDMQAFSSDNLQEMKSTFEEDEFEGSFFKALDLIKSYGLDGRSVSSTVAIIPIVYFFYLNKNYNLSWESKQGRKTRAKIFYWLSTTLLKGSYTQSGHQVMTVTQDAIEAAPRGVFPLESLHHEVLAMGKPITFLEEEAREMLQSLKYRDRHAKIFLSLLYFPDPASEHETFEIDHIFPRSELTERNLIEDYDMNVTQAKRYDSLRDSILNLQLLTPEENAEKADRPYNEWLQSRHESQLNRHYIPQDDNQDLYTVAQFEDFLNLRKELIVSEIIEMSNKIEELFDSS, encoded by the coding sequence ATGACCTATCAATCGATGCAAATTGCGAATATTATTCCCGACATTAATAATCAGTTTTTCCTACCTGGTATTCAACGTGAATTTGTCTGGAATACAGATCAAATTATTCAGCTATTCGATTCAGTTATTAGGGGCTACCCGATTGGTTCGTTCCTCTTTTGGAACGTTAGGGGTAAAGTTGCAAAAGAACGTATCAAATATGAATTCATCAAACATTACATTACTGAAGGTGTATATCCTGCTGAATTTGACGATAGGGACTTTCGCAATCCAAAAGTTCGAGATGAGTACAGCGAAGGTCTCCCTAATAAATTGACGCTAGTGCTTGATGGCCAACAACGACTTTCGTCTTTCTATATTGGACTTAAGGGAAGTCTTACAGATCGTGGCTATAACCAACGCAAGAAAAAGCCTGATTCTTGGGATCGTAAAAAGCTGTATATGAATTTGTTGTTTGATAATGCGACAGTCATGGACAATGAATTCGGATTGAAATATATGTTGGAATTCAAAGAACCCAAGCCCTCTCACTCAGAGACTGAATACTGGTTTTTTGTTGGTGATATTCTAGATATCGAGTCACGAGATGATGCGTATGAGAGAACTGATGAAATCATGAATGAACTTGAGATGGTCGGAATTGATGGAATTGAGAGGTCAAATATTCAACGAAACCTCAACGACCTTTGGCAAACTTTCCACGAACGGAATATAATCAACTATTATGAATTGGGGGCGAAACATAATGATGATATACTCGATATCTTTATTAGAGCGAATGATGGCGGGACGCAATTAAGCAAAGAAGAGATGATGCTGTCCGTAGCGACAGCAGAGTGGTCAAAAAGTAATAATCCAACTGATGCTAGAAAAAAGGTTACCACGTTAGTTGATAAACTCAATAACTATTATCCAAATTCTAATTTCAATTTTGCCACCAATTTTGTCTTGCGTAGTCTCCTTGTAGCGACTGGTTTGCGAAGTAAATACGATATGCAGGCATTTTCATCCGATAATCTACAAGAGATGAAATCTACCTTCGAAGAGGATGAATTTGAGGGGTCATTTTTTAAGGCATTAGATTTAATCAAGAGTTATGGATTAGATGGACGTTCTGTCTCCTCAACTGTGGCAATTATCCCAATAGTTTATTTCTTCTATTTAAATAAAAATTATAACTTAAGCTGGGAATCTAAACAGGGTCGGAAAACGAGAGCAAAGATTTTCTACTGGCTTTCGACTACCCTCCTGAAGGGAAGTTATACACAGTCAGGACATCAGGTGATGACAGTTACACAAGATGCTATTGAGGCTGCGCCACGCGGTGTGTTTCCGCTTGAAAGCCTCCATCATGAAGTACTTGCAATGGGGAAACCAATCACATTCCTTGAGGAGGAAGCGCGAGAGATGCTTCAGAGTCTCAAGTATCGTGACAGACATGCTAAAATATTTCTTTCACTGCTGTACTTCCCTGATCCAGCTAGTGAGCACGAGACATTCGAAATCGATCATATCTTTCCTAGAAGTGAATTAACTGAAAGGAATTTGATAGAAGACTATGATATGAATGTTACCCAAGCAAAACGGTATGATTCACTCCGAGATAGTATTCTCAATCTCCAATTGCTTACGCCAGAAGAAAATGCTGAGAAAGCAGATCGTCCATACAATGAGTGGCTTCAGAGTCGACATGAATCACAACTAAACCGACACTATATTCCTCAAGATGATAATCAAGATCTGTATACTGTTGCTCAGTTCGAAGATTTTCTCAACCTGCGCAAAGAACTGATCGTTTCTGAAATTATTGAGATGTCTAACAAAATAGAAGAGTTGTTCGATAGCTCGTAG
- a CDS encoding FaeA/PapI family transcriptional regulator yields the protein MPERNRKFGDDEYIDAVRANEPASTPEVADHVGCTRENARIRLLKLHENGDIERKMIRGSHIWFLE from the coding sequence ATGCCCGAGAGAAACCGGAAATTCGGTGACGATGAATACATCGATGCTGTTCGAGCGAACGAACCGGCGAGTACGCCGGAAGTCGCCGATCACGTCGGTTGTACCCGAGAGAACGCGAGGATCAGACTTCTAAAACTACATGAAAACGGCGATATAGAGCGGAAAATGATCCGTGGAAGTCACATTTGGTTTCTTGAGTAG